One segment of Longimicrobium sp. DNA contains the following:
- a CDS encoding helix-turn-helix transcriptional regulator translates to MSEKERIAVGYRLRVLRERQGWDRLQLAERLGVHSGSIARWETGGAVPHAYTMERIAELCGASSDWIRTGRGESPVPGEPESAEPEPAAAEDAFASADAVARFLDGIAPAGEERLRKLDALEGLRRMLTARGTLPGWWYELRESVEAGRL, encoded by the coding sequence ATGAGCGAAAAAGAACGCATCGCGGTGGGCTACCGGCTGCGGGTGCTGCGCGAGCGCCAGGGATGGGACCGCCTCCAGCTCGCCGAACGGCTGGGGGTGCACTCCGGCTCCATCGCGCGCTGGGAGACCGGGGGCGCGGTGCCGCACGCCTACACCATGGAGCGCATCGCCGAGCTGTGCGGCGCCTCGTCGGACTGGATCCGCACGGGGCGCGGCGAGTCGCCGGTGCCGGGCGAGCCGGAGAGCGCGGAGCCCGAGCCCGCCGCCGCGGAGGACGCGTTCGCCTCGGCCGATGCCGTGGCGCGCTTCCTGGACGGCATCGCGCCGGCGGGGGAGGAGCGGCTCCGCAAGCTGGACGCGCTGGAGGGGCTGCGGCGGATGCTCACCGCGCGCGGTACCCTCCCTGGCTGGTGGTACGAGCTGCGTGAGAGTGTGGAGGCCGGCCGCCTCTGA